A stretch of the bacterium genome encodes the following:
- the dtd gene encoding D-aminoacyl-tRNA deacylase, whose translation MKAVIQRVKKASVNINNELYSDIGQGILVLLGVEKGDDFEQAQFLADKIANLRIFEDENEKMNLSLFDIKGEILVVSQFTLAADCKKGKRPSFDNAAKPETAIPIYEKFVEILKNYNISTKTGQFGANMDVALINDGPVTFILSH comes from the coding sequence ATGAAAGCAGTAATTCAAAGGGTAAAAAAAGCTTCAGTTAATATAAATAACGAACTTTATTCAGATATTGGGCAAGGAATCCTTGTACTCTTAGGGGTTGAAAAAGGAGATGATTTTGAACAGGCACAATTTTTGGCGGATAAAATTGCGAATCTCAGAATTTTTGAAGATGAAAATGAAAAAATGAATTTGTCTTTGTTTGATATAAAAGGAGAAATCCTTGTGGTTTCGCAGTTTACCCTTGCAGCTGACTGCAAAAAAGGGAAAAGACCAAGTTTTGATAATGCCGCAAAACCTGAAACAGCAATACCAATCTATGAAAAATTTGTTGAAATTTTAAAAAATTATAATATATCGACAAAAACAGGACAATTTGGCGCAAATATGGATGTGGCACTCATAAACGACGGACCTGTTACATTTATACTTTCACATTGA
- a CDS encoding sigma-70 family RNA polymerase sigma factor, translated as MTSLDSVKLNSKASSEMDFEYLAKMEDVGVFEIEEDFTEIDEDIKSNAAELKDVPKHKKIFNQEFRANDILQMYLRDVGRKSMINASEEIELGRKIREGKKEEAEIAKSKLVQANLRLVVSICKKYVGQGVLFMDLVQEGSLGLMRAAERFDYRRGFKFSTYATWWIRQTIIRCIANTSRTIRIPVHMSDKIRQYKKVKTTLTLELGKEPSVQEIGKAMRLSAEKVACIKKAMSREPMSLDLPIGEDLYLEDYVPDTEAVSPHVRAMDNLLHENVMKALSILTEREQAILKERFGLNDGRSKTLEQLGRIFGFSKERIRQIEDIALRKLRESKAMKPLKEYIL; from the coding sequence ATGACGAGTTTGGATTCAGTAAAATTAAACAGTAAAGCAAGCAGTGAAATGGATTTTGAATATCTTGCCAAAATGGAAGATGTTGGTGTTTTTGAAATTGAAGAAGATTTTACGGAAATTGATGAAGATATAAAGTCAAATGCCGCTGAATTGAAGGATGTTCCAAAGCATAAAAAGATTTTTAATCAGGAGTTCAGGGCAAATGATATCTTGCAAATGTATTTAAGAGATGTCGGCAGAAAATCTATGATAAACGCCTCAGAAGAAATTGAACTCGGAAGAAAAATCAGAGAAGGCAAAAAAGAAGAAGCTGAAATTGCTAAATCAAAACTGGTTCAGGCAAATTTAAGACTCGTTGTGAGTATCTGTAAAAAATATGTCGGACAGGGCGTGCTTTTTATGGATCTGGTGCAAGAAGGAAGTCTGGGTTTAATGCGCGCAGCCGAAAGGTTTGATTATAGGCGAGGTTTTAAATTCAGTACTTATGCGACATGGTGGATAAGACAGACAATAATCCGTTGTATAGCAAATACTTCAAGAACGATACGTATTCCTGTTCATATGTCCGACAAAATAAGGCAATATAAAAAAGTTAAAACAACATTAACTCTTGAATTAGGCAAAGAGCCGAGTGTGCAGGAAATAGGAAAAGCCATGCGGCTTTCGGCCGAGAAAGTTGCCTGTATAAAAAAAGCTATGTCAAGAGAACCAATGAGTCTTGACTTACCTATAGGTGAAGACCTTTATCTGGAGGATTATGTGCCTGATACTGAGGCCGTTTCTCCTCATGTCAGAGCGATGGATAATCTTCTTCATGAGAATGTAATGAAAGCTTTATCTATTCTTACAGAAAGAGAGCAGGCTATACTTAAAGAAAGATTCGGATTAAATGACGGTAGAAGCAAAACTCTCGAACAATTAGGAAGGATTTTCGGATTTTCAAAAGAAAGAATCAGGCAAATAGAAGATATAGCCCTTAGAAAGCTTCGAGAGTCAAAAGCAATGAAGCCTTTAAAAGAATATATTTTATAA
- a CDS encoding TIM barrel protein — protein MNELLFGTAGIPIKTNPRTYENAFHDLVEMKLGCMEIEFVRGVNMNAKSPPIVKQAAHEKGLVLTAHGPYFINLASPEEDKVDASVKRILDTARVAHACGGYSITFHAAFYMGQDKKQVYNKVKSKLTEIINTLKSENIKIWIRPELTGKASQWGDLDELIQLSNEVEMVLPCIDFAHLHARSGGAWNTYDEFSRVFEKMSNEIGVHALENFHAHIAGIEYTAKGERKHLMLEESDFNYKDLMKAFKTFNVKGAVICESPDIEDDAVLLQKTYEAL, from the coding sequence ATGAATGAGCTTTTGTTCGGTACAGCCGGAATCCCGATAAAAACCAACCCGAGAACTTATGAGAACGCATTTCATGATCTTGTTGAAATGAAACTTGGCTGTATGGAGATAGAATTTGTCAGAGGCGTTAATATGAACGCCAAATCTCCGCCTATTGTAAAACAGGCAGCACATGAAAAAGGGCTTGTTTTAACGGCACATGGCCCTTATTTTATTAATCTGGCTTCTCCTGAAGAAGATAAAGTCGACGCCAGCGTAAAAAGAATTCTTGATACTGCCCGTGTTGCCCATGCCTGCGGTGGTTACAGCATAACTTTTCATGCCGCTTTTTATATGGGGCAGGACAAAAAACAGGTTTATAACAAAGTCAAATCAAAATTAACCGAAATTATAAATACTTTAAAATCAGAAAACATCAAAATATGGATTCGCCCTGAACTTACAGGAAAGGCTTCGCAGTGGGGCGATTTAGATGAATTAATCCAACTTTCCAATGAGGTTGAAATGGTGCTTCCCTGCATAGATTTTGCGCATCTTCATGCCAGAAGCGGCGGAGCGTGGAATACTTATGATGAGTTTTCAAGAGTTTTTGAAAAAATGAGCAATGAAATTGGTGTACATGCTTTAGAAAACTTCCATGCCCATATTGCAGGAATAGAATACACCGCCAAAGGCGAGCGAAAACATCTTATGCTCGAAGAATCAGACTTTAATTATAAGGATTTAATGAAAGCTTTTAAGACCTTTAACGTGAAAGGCGCTGTAATATGCGAAAGCCCCGACATCGAAGACGACGCGGTGCTTTTGCAAAAAACTTATGAGGCATTGTAA
- a CDS encoding menaquinone biosynthesis decarboxylase, with protein MAYKDLQDFINTLKERNELLEIDFPVSSELEITEITDRSGKNIGLKNKALLFKNVEGYDIPVLTNAFGSFDRMAASLGVNNVKEIAARIEELIKPEIPDSLVGKAALLPKLLEVSQFFPQGCFSAACQEVVITNLNQPILDKLPILKCWPEDGGAFITLPLVITKNPRTGNRNMGMYRLQKFDNTTTGMHWHKHHDGAKNFQEAKKAGKKFEIAVALGCDPAITYAATAPVPPWIDEMIFAGFLRKTPVKLVKCKTVDIEVPADAEIVLEGYVDLEEERTEGPFGDHTGYYSLADKYPVFHITCMTHKKNPVYPATIVGKPPQEDCYMGKATEQIFLPVLRLILPEITDMNLPFEGVFHNCAIISIDKKFAGHANKIINAVWGLGQLMFTKFVIIVDSDVDVHDISAVSWKIFNNTDPSRDCVITKGPLDVLDHSCDLSGYGGKMGIDATKKWDSEGFTREWPEEILMSEDIKKKVDDKLKSFLG; from the coding sequence ATGGCATACAAAGATTTACAGGATTTTATAAACACTCTTAAGGAAAGAAATGAGCTTCTGGAAATTGATTTTCCGGTGAGCTCTGAGCTGGAAATTACAGAAATTACTGATAGATCCGGTAAAAACATCGGATTAAAAAACAAAGCACTGCTGTTTAAAAACGTGGAAGGCTATGATATTCCTGTTTTGACAAACGCTTTCGGGTCTTTTGACAGAATGGCTGCTTCTCTCGGAGTTAATAACGTAAAAGAAATTGCCGCAAGGATAGAGGAATTAATAAAACCGGAAATACCTGATTCTCTTGTGGGGAAAGCTGCTTTACTGCCAAAATTATTGGAAGTTAGCCAATTTTTTCCGCAGGGATGTTTCAGCGCCGCTTGTCAGGAAGTTGTTATTACAAACTTAAACCAGCCTATTCTGGACAAATTGCCGATTTTGAAATGCTGGCCTGAAGACGGCGGGGCTTTTATCACGCTTCCTCTTGTTATTACAAAGAATCCCCGTACAGGAAACAGAAATATGGGGATGTACAGGCTTCAAAAATTTGACAATACCACGACAGGCATGCACTGGCACAAGCACCACGACGGGGCTAAGAATTTTCAAGAGGCGAAAAAGGCAGGCAAGAAGTTTGAAATAGCTGTTGCTTTAGGTTGCGATCCTGCTATAACTTATGCGGCAACTGCTCCTGTTCCTCCGTGGATTGATGAAATGATTTTTGCCGGATTTCTCCGTAAAACACCCGTAAAACTGGTTAAATGCAAAACAGTTGATATAGAAGTCCCTGCTGATGCCGAAATTGTTTTAGAAGGGTATGTAGATTTAGAAGAAGAACGCACAGAAGGACCTTTTGGCGATCATACAGGCTATTATAGTCTTGCTGATAAGTATCCTGTTTTTCATATTACCTGTATGACTCACAAAAAAAATCCTGTATATCCTGCAACAATTGTCGGAAAGCCTCCGCAGGAAGATTGCTATATGGGAAAAGCAACTGAACAGATTTTCCTGCCTGTATTAAGACTTATTTTGCCTGAAATAACAGACATGAATTTGCCTTTTGAGGGAGTTTTCCATAACTGCGCAATCATCAGCATTGACAAGAAATTTGCAGGACATGCAAACAAAATCATCAATGCTGTCTGGGGTTTAGGACAGCTTATGTTTACAAAGTTTGTTATCATTGTAGACTCTGATGTGGATGTGCATGATATTTCTGCGGTGAGCTGGAAAATTTTTAACAATACAGACCCTTCCAGAGATTGCGTTATTACTAAAGGACCTCTTGATGTGCTTGACCATTCCTGTGATTTATCAGGTTATGGCGGAAAAATGGGAATTGATGCCACGAAAAAATGGGACTCGGAAGGTTTCACAAGAGAATGGCCCGAAGAAATTTTAATGTCAGAGGACATTAAGAAAAAAGTTGATGATAAATTAAAGAGCTTTTTAGGATGA
- a CDS encoding diguanylate cyclase translates to MSHNQELSIENLSKLNSQRANTQLNARKALNNFYASYGGKSQRFFSPSSANPIEVITEFYNSVKSGDTIAEIYSHLHYAAIKLGYNFTALGIPDPQETELTIKMMGFAKNVYSFKYSTDESENILVKSFNDKTIKYANNISFSSGTGIERRRNSSFEKQDSQGAGSISAMDGSNSFQRIGNVGENQSIVIPLVHQNKSKGVFVAGASLRNSNHDEIINTLCTYATVLIVNKQLNEQLCSSKNIDGLTGLRNHKEFQECLRQTIKNAEKTGESVSVIIFDINNIARINREHGHLKGDEIISLIAEQTKKNIRTKDIAGRYGGDEIAIILPGADNTKACYVAKHINNSLSACCIEGIGHVKASIGVATYPECAKDQEKLLILAEQAMLISKHDGYKSGTAAVVSAQDMNFWNKIALDTLARVIAKRHSQWGVNFEDELVKRFLKSKKMPKIPLDVVSSLVGAIDAKDTYTRGHSQAVSDFAEALARSINLPEKTVQRIKLAALLHDVGKIGITEAVLRKPGSLTDHEWEIMKQHPVIGAKKVLEPIKSLKDLIPIVKYHHERVDGQGYPDRLKAEEIPLGAKIVAIADAFHALISHRPYRKSLTLDRSIEILRSGAGTQWDRELVNKFISIAPSLCTKS, encoded by the coding sequence TTGAGTCATAATCAAGAGTTGTCAATAGAAAACCTCTCTAAGCTTAATTCACAGAGAGCTAATACACAGCTTAATGCTCGTAAAGCATTGAATAACTTCTATGCGAGTTATGGCGGAAAATCGCAAAGGTTTTTTTCTCCTTCTTCTGCAAACCCTATAGAGGTAATAACAGAATTTTATAATTCCGTAAAATCGGGTGATACTATAGCAGAAATATACAGTCATCTCCATTATGCTGCTATTAAATTAGGCTATAACTTTACGGCATTAGGAATACCTGATCCTCAAGAAACCGAATTAACCATTAAAATGATGGGGTTTGCTAAAAATGTTTATTCATTTAAATATTCAACTGATGAATCAGAAAATATTCTTGTAAAAAGCTTTAATGACAAAACAATAAAATACGCTAATAATATAAGTTTTTCTTCCGGAACAGGCATTGAAAGAAGGAGAAACAGCAGTTTTGAAAAACAAGATTCGCAAGGCGCAGGCTCAATATCAGCAATGGACGGGTCGAACTCCTTTCAGAGAATCGGCAACGTCGGAGAAAATCAAAGTATAGTTATTCCGCTTGTTCACCAAAATAAAAGCAAGGGTGTTTTTGTTGCAGGAGCAAGCTTAAGAAACAGTAACCATGATGAAATTATCAATACTCTCTGCACTTATGCGACAGTTTTAATAGTAAATAAGCAATTAAACGAACAACTCTGTTCTTCCAAAAATATAGACGGACTGACAGGTCTTAGAAATCATAAAGAATTTCAGGAATGTTTGAGACAAACAATTAAAAATGCGGAAAAAACAGGTGAAAGCGTTTCTGTAATAATCTTTGACATTAATAATATTGCAAGAATAAACAGAGAACACGGTCATTTAAAAGGTGACGAAATTATTTCACTTATAGCCGAGCAAACAAAGAAAAATATCAGAACAAAAGATATAGCAGGTCGATACGGCGGTGATGAAATCGCAATTATCCTCCCCGGGGCTGATAATACAAAAGCATGTTATGTAGCAAAACATATAAATAATTCGTTATCAGCATGCTGTATTGAAGGAATAGGTCATGTAAAAGCCAGCATAGGTGTTGCTACTTATCCTGAATGCGCGAAAGATCAAGAAAAATTGCTAATACTTGCAGAACAGGCAATGCTTATTTCGAAGCATGACGGTTACAAAAGCGGGACAGCAGCTGTTGTAAGCGCTCAGGACATGAACTTCTGGAATAAAATAGCGCTGGACACTCTTGCGCGCGTAATAGCGAAAAGACATTCCCAATGGGGCGTGAATTTTGAAGATGAGCTTGTAAAAAGATTCCTTAAGTCTAAAAAAATGCCTAAAATTCCTCTTGATGTAGTTTCTTCTCTTGTCGGGGCAATTGACGCAAAAGACACTTATACAAGAGGTCATTCTCAGGCTGTTTCAGACTTTGCCGAAGCTCTTGCAAGAAGTATAAATTTACCTGAAAAAACTGTCCAAAGAATCAAACTTGCGGCATTGCTTCATGATGTAGGCAAAATTGGTATAACAGAAGCCGTTTTAAGAAAACCCGGTTCTTTAACAGATCATGAATGGGAAATTATGAAACAACATCCCGTTATTGGAGCTAAAAAAGTTTTAGAGCCTATTAAGTCGCTGAAAGATTTAATTCCGATAGTTAAATACCACCATGAAAGAGTTGACGGACAAGGATATCCTGACAGGTTAAAAGCCGAAGAAATCCCATTAGGAGCTAAAATAGTTGCTATTGCAGATGCTTTCCATGCTTTAATAAGTCATAGACCTTACAGAAAATCATTAACCCTTGACAGATCAATAGAAATTCTCAGATCAGGTGCTGGAACCCAATGGGATAGAGAACTGGTAAACAAATTTATTTCTATAGCACCGTCTTTATGCACAAAATCTTAA
- the recG gene encoding ATP-dependent DNA helicase RecG, with product MEKVREIENIESLKKAVNAEIKHNYTDITGKKCKFSRYILEELYKISKNFPEDPGWKNLYAVFETYPTTDLSTRMKAIKQLVNHIKAPFEQDNKKIKSSFDIKNPEETDVMYVKGVGPKVSALLNKLGIFTAHDLLHYFPRKHLDYAAKTPISNLKVGEEVTIFGKILSVTYFTSIKRSNLTIITITVSDETGIISINRFMGKSNRYMIERVKAQFPKGANIIISGVVKVDDFNRGLTVDKAEMEAVSGDIEEIDSLHLNRIVPVYPITENLNIKILRRAIHNALETYADQIEELIPEEIRNKYELADKIKAIRQIHFPDSLQKLEEARKRLVFEEFFIMQLKLALIRKKQKTEAQGLVLNHKKGGFVDKFVDSLPFELTGGQKEAFDEIIADISKPEPMRRLLQGDVGCGKTVVAAMALLSAVENGYQGAIMAPTEILAEQHYKNFVYWLTSLGLSVGLFVGKHGVKTRREMLQNLKSGQINVAVGTHALIQESVEFNNLGLVVIDEQHRFGVKQRSELKNKGANPELLAMTATPIPRTLALTLHGDMDLTIINELPPGRKPVKTALVGQKDRKKSYQLISKEIEKGHQAYIVFPLIEESETLSAKAATKEAERLQKNVFPDLKIGLVHGKLTSSEKDKVMEEFRSGKFHILVSTTVIEVGVDVPNATVMMIENTERFGLSQLHQLRGRVGRDSKQAYCILVSETSSQETLRRLEVMTKTNDGFVIAESDLKIRGQGELMGIKQSGIPDLILADLVRDAGILEIAREASFNLIKNDNIESYPLLNKKITKEVVEIEL from the coding sequence ATGGAAAAAGTAAGAGAAATAGAAAATATTGAAAGTTTAAAAAAGGCTGTAAATGCCGAGATTAAACATAATTATACGGATATTACAGGAAAAAAATGTAAATTTTCCAGATATATTCTCGAAGAATTGTATAAAATAAGTAAAAATTTTCCGGAAGATCCCGGATGGAAAAATCTTTATGCTGTTTTTGAAACATACCCGACAACAGACCTTTCTACAAGGATGAAAGCTATAAAACAGCTCGTAAATCACATTAAAGCTCCGTTTGAACAAGATAATAAAAAAATAAAAAGTTCTTTTGATATAAAAAATCCTGAAGAAACTGATGTAATGTATGTAAAAGGCGTTGGTCCAAAGGTTAGCGCGCTTTTAAATAAACTCGGGATTTTTACTGCGCATGATCTTCTTCATTATTTTCCTAGAAAACACCTTGATTATGCAGCAAAAACACCTATTTCAAACTTGAAAGTCGGTGAAGAAGTTACTATCTTTGGAAAAATCCTCTCTGTAACTTATTTTACAAGCATAAAACGCTCTAACTTGACCATAATAACTATAACGGTTTCCGATGAAACAGGAATAATCTCGATAAACCGCTTTATGGGCAAGTCAAACAGGTATATGATTGAGAGAGTGAAAGCTCAGTTCCCGAAGGGAGCTAATATAATAATTTCCGGCGTAGTAAAAGTTGATGATTTTAACAGGGGACTTACTGTTGATAAAGCGGAAATGGAAGCTGTAAGCGGTGATATTGAAGAAATTGACTCGCTTCATCTCAATAGAATAGTTCCTGTTTATCCGATTACTGAAAATTTAAATATAAAAATACTCAGAAGGGCCATACATAATGCCCTTGAAACTTATGCAGACCAAATTGAAGAGTTAATTCCCGAAGAAATTCGTAATAAATATGAACTTGCCGATAAAATAAAGGCGATAAGGCAGATACATTTCCCTGATTCGTTACAAAAACTGGAAGAAGCGCGAAAAAGACTTGTTTTTGAAGAATTTTTTATAATGCAGCTCAAGTTGGCGCTGATAAGAAAAAAACAAAAAACAGAAGCGCAGGGATTGGTTTTAAATCATAAAAAAGGCGGATTTGTTGATAAATTTGTTGATTCATTGCCCTTTGAACTAACAGGTGGTCAAAAAGAAGCGTTTGATGAAATTATTGCTGATATTTCAAAACCTGAACCTATGAGAAGACTTCTTCAAGGAGATGTCGGATGCGGTAAAACAGTAGTGGCAGCAATGGCACTTCTTTCTGCCGTAGAAAACGGTTATCAAGGTGCTATTATGGCTCCTACGGAAATTCTTGCCGAACAGCATTATAAGAATTTTGTATATTGGTTGACTTCTTTGGGGCTTAGCGTGGGGCTTTTTGTCGGGAAACATGGCGTAAAGACAAGGCGTGAGATGCTGCAAAACCTTAAAAGCGGTCAGATAAACGTAGCTGTGGGAACCCACGCGCTTATTCAGGAAAGCGTGGAATTTAATAATCTCGGTCTTGTTGTTATAGATGAACAGCACAGATTCGGTGTAAAACAGAGGTCAGAGTTGAAAAATAAGGGTGCAAATCCTGAACTATTAGCAATGACAGCTACTCCAATACCAAGAACTCTTGCTTTGACCTTGCATGGTGATATGGATTTGACAATAATCAACGAACTTCCTCCGGGAAGAAAGCCTGTAAAAACCGCATTGGTAGGACAAAAAGACAGGAAAAAATCTTATCAGCTTATATCAAAAGAAATTGAAAAAGGTCATCAGGCTTACATAGTTTTTCCTTTGATTGAAGAATCCGAAACCCTTTCTGCAAAAGCCGCCACAAAAGAAGCTGAACGCCTTCAAAAAAATGTTTTTCCCGATTTAAAAATAGGACTTGTTCATGGAAAGCTGACATCCTCCGAAAAAGACAAAGTCATGGAGGAATTCAGGTCAGGAAAATTCCATATACTTGTCAGTACAACTGTAATCGAGGTAGGTGTTGATGTGCCTAATGCAACGGTTATGATGATAGAAAATACTGAAAGATTTGGTCTTTCCCAGTTACACCAGTTAAGAGGACGGGTAGGCAGGGATTCTAAGCAGGCTTATTGCATATTGGTTTCTGAAACAAGCTCGCAGGAAACCTTAAGACGGCTTGAAGTTATGACAAAAACCAATGACGGATTTGTTATTGCTGAAAGCGACCTGAAAATTAGAGGTCAGGGAGAGCTCATGGGAATAAAACAAAGCGGTATTCCTGATTTAATACTTGCTGATCTTGTGAGAGATGCCGGTATTCTTGAAATAGCAAGAGAAGCCTCTTTTAATTTAATCAAAAATGACAACATTGAGAGCTACCCGCTTTTAAACAAAAAAATCACAAAAGAAGTCGTTGAAATAGAATTATAA